The DNA region GAGCTGCAGACGGTTCGAGGCGTCGCCGATGAACTTGAGGTTGACCTTCTCGATGTCTGGCGCTTCGCCCCAGTACTTGTCGTTGACGTGCAGCTTGGCCTCGCTCGCGGGGTCCCAGCTGTCAAGAATGTAGGGGCCGGTGCCAGCGGTGTTCTGCTTGAGCCACTCGGCGCCGCCGTTCTCTTCAACGACGTCCATGTCGATGATCGAGAACGAGTACATCGGGATGATCTGCAGGAAGAGGTGGTTCGGCGCGGTGAGCGTGATCTTGACCTCGTAATCACCGGTCTTCTCAACGCTGTCGATGCCGGCCATCTCGTACAGGAAGCTTGCCGAGGCCGAAGCCTTGATGTGCTCGAACGACTTCACAATGTCATCGGCGGTGAGCTTCTTGCCCGACTGGAACTCGATGTCGTCGCGAATGGTGAAGGTGTACACGGTGTTCGTGTCGTCGACCTCCCACTCCGAAGCGATCATTGGCTCGATCGTGGCGGTGTCAGAGACGCGCTTGCCGTCTTCTTCCTTGGTGCCGTAGGTCACGAGCTGGTCGTAGGCGGCAAGCACGAGGGTGTCGCTGGTGCCATCGTTGGCCTCAGCGGGGTCGAGCGTCGTGCCACCCTCTGAAAATGCGATGCTGATGGCCGAGCCGGTGTCGCCGCCACCGCCAGCATTCGCGTTATTTGCACTCTGCGCGCAGCCGGTGAAGGCCAGCATCATGCTCGCCGCAACGGCAACCGTTGTGAGCAGTTTTTTGGTTCTCATGGTTCCCTTTCAATAAGGAGTGAGTGGTGAGAATGGGGTTAGGAAAAAGGTCTGGTTACTTCGCAGAGGTACGAAGACGCGGATCAAGCACGTCCCGTAGCCCGTCACCGAAGAGGTTGAAGCCGAGAATCGACGAGGCGATCGCGAGGCCCGGGAAGAAGGTCATCCACCACTCACCCGAGATGATGTAGCCGCGACCGTCTGAGATCATGACGCCCCACTCGGCGAGCGGCGGCTGAGCGCCGAGGCCGATGAAGCTCAGCGCCGCAGCGGTGAGAATCGCGTAGCCCATGCCGAGCGCGCAGCGCACGATGATTGGCACGATGCCGTTGGGCAGAATGTGGCGGAAGAGAATGACCGTGTTTTTCAGGCCGATCGCGTGCGAGGCCTCAACGTAGTCTTTTTCTCGGAGCGAGACCGTCTGCCCGTACATAATGCGGGCGAACTCGGGAATGCCCACGATGCCGACGGCGATCATGGCCGACGAGAGGCCGGGGCCGAGTGCGACGGCGAGCGTCATGGCGAGCAGCAGCGACGGGAAGGCGAGCAGCATGTCCATGAGGCGCATGAGCACCATGCCCACGGCTCCGCGGAAGTAGCCGGCAATCGCGCCGATCGGAACACCGATGACGAGCGAGAGGGCGACCGCGAGCAGCCCCGTCCAGAGCGAAACCCTCGCCCCCGCGAGCACGCGGGAGAAGATGTCGCGGCCAAAGTTGTCGGTGCCGAAGAGGTGCTCGAAGCTCGGTGGCTCAAGCAGCGGCCCCGCGCCCGTGAGGTTCGGCGGGTATGGGCTCCAGAACGACGTCATGATGCCGCCCAGGGTCCAGAAGAGAATCACCGCGGCGCCCACCATGGCCGATGGGTTGCGAATGAGCAGCGAGAAGGCGCTCACCGCCTTCTGCTCTGGCTTGGCCTCAAGCTTGCGAGTGTGAATGGCAACCGTTGATGTATTAGGCATTGCGCACCTTCGGATCAAAAATTCCCTGCGAGAGGTCGACGATGAGGTTCACGACGAGGAAGATGACGGCAGCGAGCAACGTCATCGCCTGCACCGGCGCGTAGTCGGTCGCCTCAATCGACTCGACGACGTAGCCACCGATACCGGGCCAGTTGAAGATCGTCTCGGTGATCACGGCACCGCCGAGCAGCTGGCCGAGCTCGAGGCCGACGACCGTCACGATTGAGGGCGAAGCATTCTTGAGCGCGTGGCCACCGATCACTCGGGTCTGGCTCATGCCCTTGGCCTGCGCCGTGCGAATGTAGTCCTGCCCGAGCACCTCGAGCATGGCCGAGCGCGTCATACGCGAGATGATCGCGAGGGCTCCCACCGAGAGCACCATGGCGGGCCAGATGAGGTGCGAGAAGGCGCTCTTGAAGGCGATCATGTCGCCCGTGAGTGCGCTATCGATGAGGTAGAGCCCCGTGATGTGCGTCGGCGGGTTGATCGCGTCATCGATGCGGCCAACCGGCGCTGGCTCCCAGCCGAGCGTGCCGTAGAAGACCGAGATGACGAGCAGACCGAGCCAGAACAACGGCATCGAGGCGCCGAGCAGCGAGATGATGCGCGTCGCGTGATCGGCGATGCGGTCACGCTGCGTCGCGCCGAGGATGCCGAGCGGGATGCCGACGATGATGCCGATCGCGAGCGCCATGAGGGCGAGCTCGACGGTGGCCGGGAAGCGCGTCGCGAAGTCTTCAGCGACGGGCCTTCCGGTGTGCCAGGCAAAGCCGAGGTCGCCACGGAAGAGTCCGGTGAAGTAATCAACGAACTGTTGCCATACCGACTTGTCGAGCCCCATCTGCACCCGGAGCTTTTCAACCACGCTGTCTGCGGCATTTTCACCGGCGAGCGTGCGGGCAGGATCACCGGGCAATACGCGCGTGATCACGAAGATACTGACGATGACACCCAGCAGCGTGGGGATCATCGCAAGTATGCGCCGAACTATGGTCTGCACTTCTCTCCTCTTTGAGTTCGCCTGGGTCAGGTCGCCCCTGAGCGCCCTTACACGGGTCCCAGAGGTGGAATAAAACCGATTATCGAGGGAGGGTTGCGAGATGCACAACTCATTCTCACTATATGAGACAGTGGTGCACGGTTTTCTCACGGTGGTTATGATTCAAAGCAGAAAGGAGCGTCAACATCGACACTCACACCTCTGCTTCACGATCGCGTCGCCCAGCGCTGCAGACCGTCGACCGCGCCCTCGCCGTACTGCTCTCGTTCTCAACGAGACGCACCGAGTGGGGCGTCATGGAACTCGCAGAAGAGTTCGACCTCGACAAATCGGCGGCCCAGAGACTGCTCAGCACTCTGGCACACCGCGGCTTCCTGTACGCCGACCCGGTGACGAGACGCTACCGCATGGGCCCCGCAATGTGGCGCATCGCGGGCACCTGGGAGCGACGCGGTGGCATGGCCCTGCTCGTCGAGCCCCTGCTCTCAGAGTTCGCCGACCGCTCGAGCCGCACCGCCTCATTCAACCTCGCCGACGGCTCGTACGTGCGCTGCGTCGCCGCGGTCGATGGCGGCAACGCCCCCATGCGCGACCACCCCCTCGTGGGCGAGCTCTACCCCGCGCACGCCGGGGCCACCTCACGCGCCTACTTCGCCTTCCTCTCGTCGTCGCAGCGGCAGGCGCTCATGTACCATCGGCCCCTCGCGAAGTTCAGTGACCTGACCTCGCAAGATGCCCACGAGATCGAGCAAGAAATGCTGCTCGTTGCCGAGAAGGGCTGGGCCTACTCAGAGGGCGAATACGACAGCAACACGCGAGCCATCTCGGCCCCCGTCTTCGTGCTTGGCCGCCCCGTTGGCACCGTGAGCCTCGGTGAAGCCAAGCGTGAAGACCGAGGCGACATTCGCGAGCACGTCGATCCGCTCCTGCATACCGCCGCCAAGATCGGCGCACTCCTGTCAACCCAAACCCCCGATGCGAGGTCATCATGAACAACCTTCTGCTCCTTTCAAACTCGACGAACGCCGGCATGGGCTACCTCGAACACGCGTGGCAGGCTGTTCTGCCAGCACTCGATGGCGTCACCGAGCTCGTCTTCGTGCCCTACTCGCTCGCTGACCACGACGCCTACACGCAGAAGGTGCGCGAGGCTTTCGCACCGCACGGCATCACGGTGAAGGGCGTTCACGAAGACGGCGACCCGGTCGCGACGGTGCGCCAGGCGCAAGCGATCTTCGTCGGCGGCGGCAACACCTTCCGCCTGCTCGACCGGCTCAAGCAGGAGCGCCTCATCGTCGAGCTGCACAACCACGTCGCAGCAGGCAAGCTCTACATGGGCGCGAGCGCGGGAACGAACGTCGCGGCCCCCACGATCCGCACGACGAATGACATGCCCATCATCTTTCCCGAGGGCTTCGACGCGCTCGGCCTCGTGCCCTTCCAGATCAACTGCCACTACCTCGACGCCGACCCGAACTCGACCCACGCCGGCGAGACCCGCGAGCTGCGCCTCACCGAGTTTCACGAAGAGAACACGACGCCCGTCGTCGCTATTCGTGAGGGCGTGTGGATCAGGGTTCACGGCGGCGTCACCGAGATCGGCGGAGCCGCGGTCAACACGCAGTACGGCCCGGCACTGCTCTTCACGCCCGGCGAGGCGCCGCGTGAGATTTCTGGGGTGCTCGGCTAACGAGCCGGTTGCTGGCCACCGGCCGGCAGCCTCGGCACCGCCGCGATGAGCTCGCGCGCGTACTCGCTCTGGGGTGCGCGCAAGAGCTCTCGCGTTGCGCCCTCTTCGACCACCCGGCCATCACGCAGCACCACCGTTCGCTCGCACAGCGCCGCGACACTCCCGAGGTCGTGGGAGACCATGAGCAGCGCGAGACCCTGCGATTCTCTGAGCTCTGCGAGCAGGTCAATGATGTGAATGCGGGTCGTCACGTCGAGGGCGCTCACTGGCTCGTCGGCGAGGAGTACGCGCGGCGACGAGACGGTGGCGCGAGCGATCGCGATGCGCTGCTGCTGCCCTCCAGAGAACTCGTGCGGGTAGCGCAGGGCCGCATCAGCGGGAAGGCCAACCGAGGTGAGCGCCTCGCGCACCCGCTGTTCGGCATCGGCCCCCGTCGCGAGCCCGAGTGAGCGCAGCGGCTCGCCAACGATGCGGCCCACGCGCTGCCTGGGGTTGAGCGACGATGCGGGGTCTTGAAACACCGCCTGCACGGCCGCGCGAAAGGCCCGCATCTGCTCGCGGTTGCGCCGCTCGAGGCGCTGCCCCTCAAAGCGCACCTCGCCCGTTTGGGGCGAGTTTAGGCCGAGCAGCAACGAAAGCATCGTCGATTTGCCCGAGCCAGACTCACCGACGAGCCCCACCGACTCGCCCTCGCTAAGCGCGAGCGACACCCCGTGAAGAATCTGGTGCGAGCCGTATGCGAAGCTCGCATCGCTCAGTTCAAGAACCGTCATCAGACCTCACCCTCCCCTTCGAACGCGTCGCCCAGGGCGTCGTCAAACGCACGGGCACTCGCGATGAGCTGCTCGGTGTAGGCGTGCTGGGGCGCGTCAATCACGTCGGCCGCGGCTCCCTGCTCAACCACCCCACCCTGCTGCATAACCACGATGTGGTCGACCATGCGCGCCACGACCGCGAGATCGTGGCTAATGAACAGCAGCGACATGCCCCGCTCGGCCACGAGCCGGTCGAGCAGCGCGAGCACCTCGCGCTGTACCGTCACGTCGAGCGCCGTCGTCGGCTCGTCAGCGATGAGCAGCGCCGGGCGCGAGGCGAGTGCAATCGCGATCGCGACGCGCTGGCGCTGGCCGCCCGAGAGCTCGTGCGGGAAGGCTCGTGCGATACGCGAATCGGTGAGTCGCATCTCCGCGAGCGCATCGCTCACGGCCGCGGCGAGCTCGTCGCCACGCAGGCCCCGGTGGCGCTTGAGCGGTTCGGCAATTTGCTTGCCGACGCGCATGAGCGGATCGAGCGCGCTCAGCGACTCCTGAAACACCATTGATGCGCCCGGCCCGCGAAGCTTCCTGAGGCTCGCCTCATCGGCATCGAGCGTCGCGACCCCGTCGAGCAGCACACTGCCGCTGGTCGAAAAGCCGGGAGCCAACAGGCGCGTCAGGGCGAGGCTCGTCACCGACTTGCCAGAGCCCGACTCGCCGATGAGGCCGACCCGCTCGCCACGGCCAACCGAAAAGGTGACGTCGCTCACGAGGGTCGCGCCCGAGGGCGCCAGAACCGTCAGGCCGCGCACGTCGAGCAGCGCCTGCTCGCGTGCAGGCCGCTCAGAGGTCACGTCGTTCATCGCCGCACCTTTCGCTTCGGGTCGGTTACGTCGCCGATGCCGTCGGCAATAAAGTTCACGCCGAGCACGAGCACGACGAGGGCGATGCCCGGCGCGATCGCACCGGCGGGGGCCGTCATCACGGTTCCCTGCGCCTCCTGCAAGAGCCGCCCCCACGAGGCGTTGGGCGGCGGCGCACCGAAGCCGAGGTACGAGAGGCTCGCCTCGGCGAGCACGGCGATGCCGAACTGCAGGGCGAGCGCCGAGCTGAGCATCGGGGTGATGTTTGGGAGCACGTGGCCAAAGACGATGCCCCAAAGGCCCGTTCCGCTCGTGCGCGCGGCCGTAATGAACTGCTGTTGCAAGACGCGCTTCGTGAGAATGCGGGTGAGCCTCGCGACGACGGCCGACATTCCGAGCCCGATCGCGAGAATGACCGACCAGATCGATGAGCCCTGCACCGCGACGATGAGCATCGCGAGCAACAACACGGGAAAGGCGATGACGACGTCAAGCCAGGCAGAGACGGTGTCGTCGATCCACGGCCTTGAAAACGCGGCCACGAGCCCCACCGCGATGCCGAGCACCGCGGCGATGAGCACCGAACCGGTTCCCACAAGCAGGGCAATGCGCGCACCGACCATGAGCTGGGTGAAGAGATCGCGGCCGAGTTTATCGGTTCCGAGCCAGTGCTCGGCGCCCGGCCCCTCGAGACGCGATCCGCTCGTATCGCCCTGCGCAAACGGGAGCCAGAAGAGCGAGACCACAGCCACGAGCACCACGATACTCACGAGCACGACGCCGATCACGAGGGTGGCGCTCACGCGAGCGCGACGCTGGCCGCTCATCGGTTGCCCGAAACCGTCTGACGCAGCCGCGGGTCGACGATGCGTTGCAGCACGTCGGCGACAAAGCCAACAAACAAGACGAAGAAGGTGCTGACCACGAGAACCCCCTGAATGGTGATGTAGTCGTGCTGGTTAATGCCACCGAGCAGGAGGCTGCCGAGACCGGGCAGCGTGAACACGCTCTCGACGACCACCGCGCCAATGAGCGCCGTCGAGAGCTCGATGCCAAGAATCGAGATGACGGGCACCGATGCGTTGCGCAGGCCGTGCCGCAGAAAGGCCTCGGCGCCTCCTGAACCGTGGGCGCGGGCCGTGCGCAGGTAGCCGCTGCCGAGCACGTCGAGCGTGGCCGTGCGCACGTACCGGGCAAGCGACGCGCTCATGACGATCGCGATCGTGAGAACGGGCAGGGCGAGCGCCGTGAAGGCGGCACCCGGGTTTGACCAGCTCGCCCGCGGAAACCCGCCCGAGGGAAGCCAGCCGAGCGAGAGCGCGAACAGCCAGACGAGCAAGATGCCTACCCAGAATGTCGGCACCGCGATGCCGAGCTGCGAGAAGCCAGAGAGCAGCACGCCATACCAGCGGTCGGCCTTCACCGCCGCGGTCACGCCAATGACGAGCGCGAGCACGACGGCGAGCGCAAACGACAGGAGCGTGAGCGGCAGGGTGACCGAGAGCCGCGAGACGATCTCGGGCCCGACCGGCAACCCGCTGATGAACGAGGTGCCGAAGTCGAGCCGGGCGATCGCCCCCACCCATGCTCCGAACTGCGTGAGCACCGGCAGGTCTGACCCCACCTGGCGCTGCGCGGCGGCGATCTGCTCTGGGGTCGCGTTGACCGAGAGCAGCGCGTTTGCCGGGTCGCCAGGCAGGAGCCTGAGCAGCACGAAGATCACAACCATCGCTGCCGCAAACGAGAGCAGCAGAAAGCCGAAGCGGCGTGTTAAGTATCGAAGCATGCGGGTGCGGGTTCTCCTCGCGAACTACTCTTTCACAATGTCGTAGGCGAAGAACTGCGAGTTCAGCCCGTTGACGGGGTAACCGCTGACCTCTTTCGCTGAGACCACGATTTGTGGGTAGAGGTAGAGCCACACGCTCGCCGCGTCTTCGGCAATCTGCTCGTTCACCTTCGTGAGCAGTTCGGTCTGCTCGTCTTCGGTGAGCGCCTGCTCGGCCTCAGCGACCCACTGCACGACATCGTCGTTCTCGTAGCCCCAGTAGAAGTCGGGGTTGCCGTACCAGACCACGTCGCGGTCGTTCACATGCTCCTGCAGCGTCGCCTCGAAGTCGCGGTCCTGGAACACCTTCGAGTACCACTCATCGGCGCTAATCGTGTTGATGTTCACCGTGATGCCCACCTTGGCGAGCTCAGACTGGACGAACTCGGCCACAACGGGGTGCGGGTCGTAGCTCGGGGTGTCGAGCGTGAAGCTGAAGCCATCGGCGAAGCCCGCGTCGGCGAGCAGCGAGCGCGACAGCTCAGGGTCGTAGGGGTTCATGTTCGTGAGATCTGTGTACCAGGGGTCGGTCGGGGGCACCATCGAGCCAATCTGCGTGCCGTACTCGCCCCAGATCGAGGTGAGCAGCTTCTCGGTATCGATTGCCGAGTAGATCGCTTTGCGCACCTTAGCGTCGGTGAAGGGCGCAACCCGGTCGTTGAACGCGAGCAGCTCCTTGGTCGTCGAGTCGCCGGCGCTAATCGTGTAGTCGTCGTTGCCCTCGAACTGCTCGAGCAGGTCAGGGCTCTGCACGCTCGTGATGAGGTCAAGCTGCCCGGTTTGCAGGGCGTTGTTCTGCGCCGTGGCATCGGTGAAGTAGCTGAACTCGACGCCCGCGTTCTTCGCTGGCTCGCCCCAGTAATCGTCCCACCGCGTGAGCGCGAGCGAGCTGCCGCGCTTCCACTCGTCGAGCACGTACGGGCCGGTGCCGTCTTCGCTCGTGTTGAGGTCGGTCGCGTCGGCGTTCACGATCCACACGTAGCTGAGGTTGTAGATGAACGAGATGGCGCGCTGTGAGAGCGTGAAGACGACGGTGTGGTCGTCGGGGGTCTCGATGGCGTCGATCACGGCGAAGCTCGACTTGCGCGCCGACTGCGAATCTTCAGCGGTGACCGCCTCGACGCTCGCCTTCACGTCTTGCGAGGTCAGCGCCTTGCCCGAGTGGAAGGTCACGCCCTCGCGCAGGGTCACGGTGTACACGAGGCCGTCTTCGCTCACCTCAAAGCCCTCGGCGAGCAGGTTCTCAACCTCGCCGTCGTCGGTGAGCTTGAAAAGGCCCTCGTAGACGTTACCGGTGAGTGCTTCGGTCACGCCCTGGCCGCCGCCAGCCGTATTCGAAAGGTTCACGGGTTCGTAGAGCGAGCCAACCGCGATGACGGCGTCAGCCCCGCCCTCCGAGGCGGCCTGCGACGAGCAGCCCGTCACGAGCAGGGCGAGCGCGGTGCCGGCCGCGAGGAAGAAAGCGCCGCGGTGTTTGCGGGCGCCACGAGATACATTGGCCACAGTAGCCTCCAGTGGGTGAAGTGGTGAGTGAGAAGAAGAGCGTTCGGTGCGCCTTAGGCGGCGTACAGGTCGAAACCCTCAGCGAAGAGAACCTGCTTTTCACCGGCGTGAACGGGCAGGGCGAAGCGGTTTTGGGCGGGCGGCATCGGGCAGTTGTACTGCGCCGAGAAGCCGCACGGGGGCACGAAGGCCCGGTTAAAGTCAAGAATCACGGTGCCCGCCTCGGCGTCGCTGCCGCCGTCTGGGCGCTCGACGAACAGGAAGCGGCCGGCGCCATAGGTTGCGTCGGCGCCCTCGGCGCCGTTCGTCGCATCACCGAACACGAGCAGCAACACACCGCCGTCGTCAAAGGCCGCGAAGCGGTACTCGACGTCGTTCAGCGTGAAGGTGATGTCTCCCGGCACCACGAGCTCTCGCGTGCCGCCGTTGTCGCGAATGTGCTCGAAGGGCACGGTGCGGTCGGCTGAGACCGGCGTGAAGTTCGCGGCGATCACCCAGTCGGGGTTAAACGCGAAGGCACTGATGCCGTTGAACGCGCGGATCGCGGCAGAGTTCGCATCCCAGCGACGCAGGCCGTGTTCGGCTTCGCCGGTGCTCAGCGAGCGACGCGCGAGCGAGGTCACCGTCACGCCCTCTGGCGCCGATGCCTGCTCAGCCTCGACATCGACGGTTTCGCCAGCACCAAACCAGCGCGTCTCGACGAGAGCAAGGTTGCCGGTTGGCCCGGTCACCGCGGCGGCGCGCTCGGAATGCCACGCGTCGTGGCCTTCTCGCGACTGCTCGATCGCGGCACTCAAAACAGAATCACTCATAATACTGTCTATTATTTTACATAAGTAAAGCGAATGCCAATTCATTGCGAAGAGTGACAGGTGTCGGCGCCTTAGCACCAGGGGGCGAGGCCCTTACAGACCCCGCCCCCTGGCGCTTCATGACGTCTCGCGAGCTACCAGCGGCGCTCGCCCTCTTCGGCGTGGTAATCAGGCCACGGCAGGTCGATCGGTGGCTCGAAGTCGGTGGGCAGCAGCGGCCCGCGCCCGAAGGCTTCGCGTCGCGAGGCGAATTCCTCCTTCGCCTCGGCGAGGCGCTCGGGCTGCGTGAGCAGGTCGATGAAGGTGCCGGCGACGGTCTTGCCCGCCACGTCGATCGTGGGGCTGATGGTCTCGGGAAAACCGCCGAGGGCGTTCATGACCCAGGCCGGGTACGCACCCTTGCCCGGCACCGGCTGCAGCGCGGGGCGCGAGACGTAGAAGCGCACGGTCGGTGCGTAGTGCGTCATCTCGACGTAGTCGTCGCTCGTCCAGTTCTGCTGCCATGCGGGCATCTCTTCGCGCAGCAGGCGCTCGGCCTCGCGCGGCTCGATGAGCTGCTCGGTCTCGCGCAAGAACGGCTTCTCCATCGGCTCGATGCCGAGGTTTTCCTGAATCTCCTGGGCAATCTTGATCGCGGCGTCGCCGTACCGCGGGGCGCCGACGGCCGAGAGGTTGTCGTAGAGCACGTCGGTCATCACGTGGTTCGTGATGCCGGGGCGGCTGCGGGCGATCCACCGCTCTTCGACCTCGCAGTGGGCCATTGCCGCGGCGTGCTCGGCGTTCCGGTCGAGCACCGCGAGCACGTGCTCGGCCATCTCGATGTCGGGGGTGCGCCACGAGTACTGAATGCGGGCAACGCGGGCGGGCAGGTTGTCGGCGGTCGCCTGGCCGTCGGTCAGAATCGCGTCAGAGAGGCTCCACCCGCCAACGCTCGGCAGCATGGCGTCGTGCATGACCCGCGACGCGGTGTACATCTGCATGAGGGCAACGTTTGCGCCCGGCGCCCTGGCCGCAGAGTGCGACGCCGGAATGGGCGAGTTTGGGTCGGCCGAGATTTGCCACTGCTCTGGGTTGTCACACGTGAAGGTGTAGACCTTGCTGTAGTAGGCGCCGCACTGCGTGTCCCAGCGAGCCGTGTTGCACAAGGGCAGCATGTAGAAGGGGTGAAAACTCACGATCGCGTCGACGTCGTCGTAGTAGCCGCGCAGGCCGTGAATGACCTTCGAGCCGTGCATCTTTTCGGCGGGCTCACCCGTGTACTTGAGGGTGCCTGCGATGCCGTGCTGCTGCATTGCGTGCTTCGTGCCGAGCAGGCCTGCGAGGGTAGAGATACCAAGAACCGAGTGCGGATCGGTGTGGCCGGGCGCGAAACGGCTGAGCCCCTCTTTGGGCTGCTCGCTCGTCGAGGCGGCCTGGCTGTTGCCCGGCACGGCGTCATATTCGGCATAGGTGAGCAGGGTCGGCCCCTCGCCTTGGCTCCACTCAGCGCTGAAGGCGGTTGGCATGCCGGCCGAGCCAGCCTCGACCGTGAAGCCCTCTTCGGTGAGGCGCTCGACGTACCAGGCAACCGAGCGGTACTCGCGCCATGCGGGCTCTGCGAGCTCCCAAATGTGCGTGTGCCAGTCGGTGAGTCGGTCGAGGTTCTCGTCGATCCAGGCCTGTGCGGTTGCTTTCGCTTCGACGCCGAGCGTCGTGGTGGTGTGAGCCACGGTGTTCTCCTTGGTGGTTGCTAGAAAAAGGTGAGCCCCTGGGGGCGAGCGCTGAAGAGGGTTCGACCTACGCCAGTTCGGCCGCGAAGAGCGCGAGCGGCACGTGCACGAGCGTCACACCCGTGACCGCAATGGCCTCACGAATGACCGGTTCGAGATCGGCCTCGGTGGTGACCGCGAAGCCCTTGCCGCCGAAGGCCTCGACGAGGGCGGGCCAGTTCGGCTGCGCGAGCTGCACCCCGACGGGGGCGATGCCACGGTCGGCTTCGTTTTGCTGAATCTCGCCGTAGCCGCCGTTGTCGACGCACACGATCGTGATGTCGAGCCCCTGCTCGACGGCGGTCATGAGCTCCTGAATCGAGAACATGAGGGCGCCGTCGCCGATGACCCCGATGACGGGCTGCTCGGGCGAGGCCACCTTGGCGCCGATTGCGGCGGGAAGGCCGTAGCCCAGAGTCGCGTAGGCGGCCATGTACATGAAGGCCCCTGGCTCGGCCGAGCGCACGTGCGTCGACATGCCGTAGTAGGTGATCTGCGACGAGTCGCCCGTGACGATCGCGTCTTCGGGCAGAATCGCCGCGATGCGCTTCGCGAGCCCGTCTTCGAGCGGGGCGAAGGCCGCCGACTCGTCGAACGAACGCTGCTTGACGCGAGCGACGTCGATGACCGGTTCGGGTGAGGTTTCGGCCGCCCCGAGCTCGGCGAGCAGGGCTTCGAGCGCCTCGGTCGCATCACCGATGAGCGCCTGCGTCGAGCGTGCATTCTTGTGCCGCTGGCTCTCGAGAATGTCGACGCGAATGAGCTCGCCAGACGGTGCGATCTCGCCGCCCCAGAGCTCAGACTGGCCGATCTTCGACCCGACGACGAGCAGCGCATCGGCCTCATTCAGCACCGCACGAACGCTCTCGAGCCTGAGGTCTGAGCCAAGCGAGAGCGGGTGCGCCTCGGGCAGTGCGCCCTTGCCGTTCAGGCTCGTGGCCACGGGAGCACCGAGTCGCTCGGCAAGCGCCCTGAGTTCGGTGTGGGCAGAGACTGATCCGCCGCCGGCAAGAATCGCGGGACGCTTCGCGTCGCGCAGCGTCGCGGCAGCGGCTCGCACGAGTTCGGGGTCGAGCGCCTGGCCCGACTCGAACACGCGCGCCTCGAGCGCCTCGGCGGGCACGTCGCAGGGACCCTCGAGCAGGTTGAGCGGCACCTCGATGTAGACGGGGCGCGGCCTCGACGTGTGAAAGAGCTGGAACGCGTCGTGCACGGCCTCGATGGCCTCTTCGGCGGTCTGCACACGGCGTGCCCACTCGACGATCGCGGCGGCCGCGGCCACCTGATCTTTCGTCTCGTGCAGCGAGCCGATGTCGGCAAACTCCTCGCCCTGTGGCACGCCGGGCGAGACGATGATCATCGGGCGCGACTCGCAGTAGGCCGTACCAGCGGCCGAGAGCGCGTTCAAGAGCCCCGGGCCAGAGGTCGTGATGACGACGCCGGGAAGCCCCGTGCGCTGGCTCCACGCGTCGGCCGCGTAGCCCGCGCCCTGCTCGTGGCGAGTGGTCACGGCGTGAAAGCCGAGCCGCTCGAAGTGCCGGTAAAACTCGAGGTTGTGCGTGCCCGGAATGCCGAACACGGTGTCGACCCCGTAGCCGCGAATGGCCTTCAGCATCGCGAGCCCCACGTTGTCGGCGGTCACGCCAGCGGCGAGCGCCGCCTCACTCTCAGCCTGCGGAATCATTGCACTTGCTCCCTGTGTCACGGTGTCTTCCCTTCGTTCTCGGTCGGTGCGGTTGGCGGTGCTTAGGCGTTCGCGTAGGCTCGGGTGCCGCCGATCCACGTCTCAGCGACAGTGATCTGGGCGATGTCG from Leucobacter sp. UCMA 4100 includes:
- a CDS encoding ABC transporter permease — protein: MPNTSTVAIHTRKLEAKPEQKAVSAFSLLIRNPSAMVGAAVILFWTLGGIMTSFWSPYPPNLTGAGPLLEPPSFEHLFGTDNFGRDIFSRVLAGARVSLWTGLLAVALSLVIGVPIGAIAGYFRGAVGMVLMRLMDMLLAFPSLLLAMTLAVALGPGLSSAMIAVGIVGIPEFARIMYGQTVSLREKDYVEASHAIGLKNTVILFRHILPNGIVPIIVRCALGMGYAILTAAALSFIGLGAQPPLAEWGVMISDGRGYIISGEWWMTFFPGLAIASSILGFNLFGDGLRDVLDPRLRTSAK
- a CDS encoding ABC transporter permease yields the protein MQTIVRRILAMIPTLLGVIVSIFVITRVLPGDPARTLAGENAADSVVEKLRVQMGLDKSVWQQFVDYFTGLFRGDLGFAWHTGRPVAEDFATRFPATVELALMALAIGIIVGIPLGILGATQRDRIADHATRIISLLGASMPLFWLGLLVISVFYGTLGWEPAPVGRIDDAINPPTHITGLYLIDSALTGDMIAFKSAFSHLIWPAMVLSVGALAIISRMTRSAMLEVLGQDYIRTAQAKGMSQTRVIGGHALKNASPSIVTVVGLELGQLLGGAVITETIFNWPGIGGYVVESIEATDYAPVQAMTLLAAVIFLVVNLIVDLSQGIFDPKVRNA
- a CDS encoding IclR family transcriptional regulator; this encodes MQTVDRALAVLLSFSTRRTEWGVMELAEEFDLDKSAAQRLLSTLAHRGFLYADPVTRRYRMGPAMWRIAGTWERRGGMALLVEPLLSEFADRSSRTASFNLADGSYVRCVAAVDGGNAPMRDHPLVGELYPAHAGATSRAYFAFLSSSQRQALMYHRPLAKFSDLTSQDAHEIEQEMLLVAEKGWAYSEGEYDSNTRAISAPVFVLGRPVGTVSLGEAKREDRGDIREHVDPLLHTAAKIGALLSTQTPDARSS
- the pepE gene encoding dipeptidase PepE — protein: MNNLLLLSNSTNAGMGYLEHAWQAVLPALDGVTELVFVPYSLADHDAYTQKVREAFAPHGITVKGVHEDGDPVATVRQAQAIFVGGGNTFRLLDRLKQERLIVELHNHVAAGKLYMGASAGTNVAAPTIRTTNDMPIIFPEGFDALGLVPFQINCHYLDADPNSTHAGETRELRLTEFHEENTTPVVAIREGVWIRVHGGVTEIGGAAVNTQYGPALLFTPGEAPREISGVLG
- a CDS encoding ABC transporter ATP-binding protein, which encodes MTVLELSDASFAYGSHQILHGVSLALSEGESVGLVGESGSGKSTMLSLLLGLNSPQTGEVRFEGQRLERRNREQMRAFRAAVQAVFQDPASSLNPRQRVGRIVGEPLRSLGLATGADAEQRVREALTSVGLPADAALRYPHEFSGGQQQRIAIARATVSSPRVLLADEPVSALDVTTRIHIIDLLAELRESQGLALLMVSHDLGSVAALCERTVVLRDGRVVEEGATRELLRAPQSEYARELIAAVPRLPAGGQQPAR
- a CDS encoding ATP-binding cassette domain-containing protein, with amino-acid sequence MNDVTSERPAREQALLDVRGLTVLAPSGATLVSDVTFSVGRGERVGLIGESGSGKSVTSLALTRLLAPGFSTSGSVLLDGVATLDADEASLRKLRGPGASMVFQESLSALDPLMRVGKQIAEPLKRHRGLRGDELAAAVSDALAEMRLTDSRIARAFPHELSGGQRQRVAIAIALASRPALLIADEPTTALDVTVQREVLALLDRLVAERGMSLLFISHDLAVVARMVDHIVVMQQGGVVEQGAAADVIDAPQHAYTEQLIASARAFDDALGDAFEGEGEV
- a CDS encoding ABC transporter permease encodes the protein MSATLVIGVVLVSIVVLVAVVSLFWLPFAQGDTSGSRLEGPGAEHWLGTDKLGRDLFTQLMVGARIALLVGTGSVLIAAVLGIAVGLVAAFSRPWIDDTVSAWLDVVIAFPVLLLAMLIVAVQGSSIWSVILAIGLGMSAVVARLTRILTKRVLQQQFITAARTSGTGLWGIVFGHVLPNITPMLSSALALQFGIAVLAEASLSYLGFGAPPPNASWGRLLQEAQGTVMTAPAGAIAPGIALVVLVLGVNFIADGIGDVTDPKRKVRR